The proteins below are encoded in one region of Casimicrobium huifangae:
- a CDS encoding ABC transporter substrate-binding protein, which translates to MTRTTRVARTALAIATACALAAPALAQEKVTVWFTKGFYKAEDDALYEVIKKYEAKNPGVKVDLSLYGTEDCNTKSVGAVDSGTPPDVGFCTTYDFRVTGKWAYEGKLEDVTDIIAPLSDKFLPTTTSTTYLYNDKAKRKAYYAMPIQRQTMHFNYWKDMLEEAGFKENQIPNTWNEFWGFWCDKVQPAYRKKTGKRIFAIGHPMGVAASDTFYSFLTFAAAHNAQIVDENGKIVLDQPKNRQAMINAVRDYSSIAEKGCTPPSSVNWLDPDNNVAFHNKQTIATHNATISIAAKWLDDAKNQSLTAEQRAQADKNYKENVRTIGFPKKPDGSTMTHLVAVKTAVVFAEGKNKRRGKEFLAFLMQDENLTPFVEGSLGRWYPVTKSGATRPFWTDGTDFHRAKVYGQFNEYTQPFQFVYNYKFTIVNSENVWAKAIQRVVNDKVKPEQATDEMIARIKQLAG; encoded by the coding sequence ATGACCCGCACCACCCGCGTCGCGCGTACTGCGCTCGCCATCGCCACTGCCTGCGCACTCGCTGCGCCCGCGCTGGCCCAGGAAAAAGTCACCGTATGGTTCACCAAAGGCTTCTACAAGGCCGAGGATGACGCGCTCTACGAAGTCATCAAGAAGTACGAAGCGAAGAACCCTGGAGTCAAGGTCGATCTCTCGCTGTATGGCACCGAGGACTGCAACACCAAATCGGTCGGTGCGGTTGATTCCGGCACGCCGCCGGACGTTGGCTTCTGCACGACGTATGACTTCCGCGTCACTGGCAAGTGGGCCTACGAAGGCAAGCTGGAAGACGTGACCGACATCATCGCGCCGCTGTCGGACAAATTCCTGCCGACCACCACGTCGACGACCTATCTCTACAACGACAAGGCCAAGCGCAAGGCGTATTACGCCATGCCGATCCAGCGCCAGACGATGCACTTCAACTACTGGAAGGACATGCTGGAGGAAGCCGGATTCAAGGAGAACCAGATTCCCAATACCTGGAATGAGTTCTGGGGCTTCTGGTGCGACAAGGTGCAGCCGGCTTACCGCAAGAAAACCGGCAAGCGCATCTTCGCCATTGGCCATCCGATGGGCGTGGCGGCGTCCGATACCTTCTATTCGTTCCTGACCTTTGCTGCTGCCCACAACGCGCAGATCGTTGATGAGAACGGCAAGATCGTGCTCGACCAGCCGAAAAATCGTCAGGCGATGATCAACGCGGTGCGCGACTATTCGAGCATTGCCGAGAAGGGCTGCACGCCGCCGTCGTCGGTGAACTGGCTTGATCCTGACAACAACGTCGCCTTCCACAACAAGCAGACGATTGCCACGCACAACGCGACGATCTCGATCGCCGCCAAGTGGCTGGACGATGCGAAGAACCAGTCGCTGACGGCTGAACAACGCGCCCAGGCCGACAAAAACTACAAGGAAAACGTGCGCACCATCGGCTTTCCGAAGAAGCCCGACGGCAGCACCATGACGCATCTGGTGGCGGTGAAGACGGCGGTCGTGTTTGCCGAAGGCAAGAACAAACGTCGCGGCAAGGAATTCCTTGCCTTCCTGATGCAGGATGAAAACCTGACGCCGTTCGTCGAAGGCTCGCTCGGCCGCTGGTATCCGGTAACCAAGAGCGGCGCAACACGCCCGTTCTGGACTGATGGCACCGATTTCCATCGCGCCAAGGTCTATGGCCAATTCAACGAATACACGCAGCCGTTCCAGTTCGTCTACAACTACAAGTTCACCATCGTGAACTCGGAAAACGTTTGGGCCAAGGCGATTCAGCGTGTGGTTAACGACAAGGTGAAGCCTGAGCAAGCGACCGACGAGATGATTGCCCGCATCAAGCAGCTTGCCGGGTAG
- a CDS encoding carbohydrate ABC transporter permease: MWGALLLVPYVLVFAVFVIYPVVYGLWVARNPDSYVRLFQDPVFPRTVVNTLIFLLVGVNLKFLIALGLSGFFVQQKRWIQALLLLFLLPWAIPSIPTILSFRFMLNPEWGLINNTIFRLFGIDGPGWLTEPALAFASSVLVHIWKSLPFWTLILITGRLAIPTELYEAASVDGASRWQQFRFITWPALATLYLTSTMLSMVWTLGDFNSVYLLTGGGPGDQTHVLATLGIRYLRIDQLDLAMASIVMAMPLVLPLVIFMVRRLAAGEAKLAH; the protein is encoded by the coding sequence ATGTGGGGCGCGCTGCTGCTCGTCCCCTACGTGCTGGTGTTCGCCGTATTCGTGATCTATCCCGTTGTCTACGGCCTCTGGGTGGCACGCAACCCGGATAGCTACGTGCGGCTGTTCCAGGACCCGGTGTTTCCGCGCACCGTCGTCAATACGCTGATCTTTCTGCTGGTCGGCGTCAATCTGAAGTTTCTGATCGCGCTTGGTCTGTCGGGCTTCTTCGTGCAGCAAAAGCGCTGGATTCAGGCGCTGCTCCTGCTGTTCCTGCTGCCGTGGGCGATCCCGAGCATTCCGACGATCCTGTCGTTCCGCTTCATGCTCAACCCCGAGTGGGGTTTGATCAACAACACCATATTCCGGTTGTTCGGCATTGACGGTCCGGGCTGGTTGACCGAGCCTGCATTGGCGTTTGCCAGTTCGGTGCTGGTACACATCTGGAAGAGCCTGCCGTTCTGGACGCTGATTCTGATCACCGGGCGCCTCGCGATTCCGACCGAGCTCTACGAGGCCGCGAGCGTTGATGGCGCCAGCCGCTGGCAGCAGTTCCGCTTCATCACCTGGCCGGCGCTGGCGACGCTATATCTCACCTCGACCATGCTGTCGATGGTGTGGACGCTGGGCGATTTCAACAGCGTTTACCTGCTCACCGGCGGTGGGCCGGGTGACCAGACGCATGTGCTGGCGACGTTGGGCATTCGCTATCTGCGTATCGATCAGCTTGATCTGGCGATGGCCAGCATCGTGATGGCGATGCCGCTGGTGCTGCCACTGGTGATTTTCATGGTGCGACGTCTGGCCGCCGGCGAAGCCAAGTTGGCGCACTGA
- a CDS encoding carbohydrate ABC transporter permease translates to MRKYLNEAGLWLIGLPVFLWTVIPIWHLTVLSFSPKDDVTAGTWLPSQFTVQNFEIIAGQKHYYLNHFWQQFGNSLFIAVAAGLLTLGIATFAAFSISRLKTRGGSMVMNFALATYLIPAAFLAVPMYKVMGQYGLLNSQWSLILAMVTLASPYAIWVLKQASDKLPYELDEAAIMDGATPLQILRLVYLPLMKPSLVAIGTYALLLAWNEYLYAFLLLSKDSDVTLAVALGHFLSADDSPWNLLMATGLVYALPPAAIYYAFRKYMVGGLTAGATKG, encoded by the coding sequence ATGCGCAAATATCTGAACGAGGCCGGGCTCTGGCTGATCGGTCTGCCGGTGTTCCTGTGGACCGTGATTCCGATCTGGCATCTCACGGTGCTGTCGTTTTCACCGAAGGACGACGTGACTGCCGGCACCTGGCTGCCGAGCCAGTTCACGGTGCAGAACTTCGAAATCATCGCCGGCCAGAAGCACTACTACCTCAATCACTTCTGGCAGCAGTTCGGCAATTCGCTGTTCATCGCCGTTGCTGCTGGCCTGCTCACGTTGGGTATCGCCACTTTCGCCGCCTTTTCCATCTCGCGTCTGAAGACGCGCGGAGGCAGTATGGTGATGAACTTCGCGCTGGCGACCTATCTGATTCCCGCAGCGTTTCTTGCGGTGCCGATGTACAAGGTGATGGGTCAGTATGGCCTGCTCAACTCGCAGTGGTCGCTGATCCTCGCGATGGTCACGCTGGCGTCGCCGTACGCGATCTGGGTGCTCAAGCAGGCGAGTGACAAGCTGCCTTACGAGCTGGATGAAGCCGCCATCATGGACGGTGCCACGCCACTGCAAATCCTGCGGCTTGTGTATCTGCCGCTGATGAAACCCTCGCTGGTGGCGATTGGTACCTACGCGCTGCTGCTGGCGTGGAATGAGTATCTTTATGCCTTCCTGTTGCTGTCGAAGGATTCCGATGTCACGCTGGCGGTTGCGCTCGGGCACTTTCTCAGCGCCGACGATTCGCCGTGGAATCTGCTGATGGCGACCGGTCTCGTCTACGCACTTCCGCCGGCCGCCATTTACTACGCGTTCCGGAAATACATGGTGGGTGGTCTGACCGCAGGAGCCACGAAAGGATAA
- a CDS encoding Bug family tripartite tricarboxylate transporter substrate binding protein encodes MRPIHAAKAVCAATVALTIALFAAGSATAQSPQWPIPGKTIRIVLPFPAGGAGTDMMARLVGKKLSEDVGVPVVVDNKPGASTIIGAQEVAKASPDGHTLLYTIVITHTQNPHLFAKLPYDPFKDFTPLSQVARSATVLVANKDAPFNDFKGMLAYGKANPGKLNVASYSPGSTAHLNAEMLRVASGIDMVHVPYKGVADAQKALMAGEVQLYFDGTASAVTAIKAGTAKGMATATDKRVPVLPDLPTIAEHGVAGIDIVGWQGFFGPGGMHPDVVKKISAALAKIVKSDEISNLIRSQGNEPTGTGSDEFSKIVRNDYERWGAVIKRTGIKLEQ; translated from the coding sequence ATGCGTCCCATTCACGCTGCAAAGGCAGTATGTGCGGCGACGGTCGCATTGACCATTGCGTTGTTCGCCGCTGGTTCGGCTACCGCGCAATCGCCACAGTGGCCGATTCCCGGCAAGACCATCCGCATCGTGCTGCCGTTCCCGGCCGGCGGCGCCGGCACCGACATGATGGCCCGTCTCGTTGGCAAGAAACTATCCGAGGACGTGGGCGTGCCGGTCGTGGTCGACAACAAACCTGGCGCCTCGACCATCATCGGCGCGCAGGAGGTGGCGAAAGCCTCGCCGGACGGCCATACGCTGCTCTACACGATCGTCATCACCCACACGCAGAATCCGCATCTGTTTGCGAAGCTGCCTTACGATCCCTTCAAGGACTTCACGCCACTATCGCAGGTGGCGCGTTCCGCCACCGTACTGGTTGCCAACAAGGATGCGCCCTTCAATGATTTCAAGGGCATGCTTGCTTACGGCAAGGCCAATCCCGGCAAGCTGAACGTGGCGTCGTACAGCCCCGGCTCCACGGCGCATCTGAATGCAGAGATGTTGCGAGTTGCCTCTGGCATCGACATGGTGCACGTGCCGTACAAGGGCGTCGCCGACGCCCAGAAGGCGCTGATGGCGGGTGAAGTGCAGCTTTACTTTGATGGCACCGCGAGTGCGGTGACCGCTATCAAGGCCGGCACTGCCAAAGGCATGGCAACGGCGACCGACAAGCGCGTACCGGTGCTGCCTGATCTGCCCACCATCGCCGAACACGGCGTTGCCGGCATCGACATTGTCGGCTGGCAGGGCTTCTTTGGCCCAGGTGGCATGCACCCCGACGTGGTGAAGAAAATCTCGGCAGCGCTGGCGAAGATCGTCAAAAGCGATGAGATCAGCAACCTGATCCGCAGCCAGGGCAATGAGCCCACTGGCACAGGTAGCGACGAATTCTCAAAGATCGTACGCAATGACTACGAACGCTGGGGCGCGGTGATCAAGCGCACCGGCATCAAGCTGGAGCAGTAA
- a CDS encoding N-acyl-D-amino-acid deacylase family protein, whose protein sequence is MHDLVIRDAKIVDGSGAAAVYGDVAVDNGRIVQVNGSKAGAGKREINANGALLTPGWVDVHTHYDGQCTWDPYLSPSSWHGVTTAVMGNCGVGFAPVKPQMREWLIQLMEGVEDIPNAALSEGIKWQWETFPEYMDALERMPRALDIGCQVPHGALRPYVMGENGVESNDATPEEIEEMRRITREALLAGALGFSTSRTLIHKGADGKYVPGTFARLDEVFGIGRALGDTHRGVFQMTSNHVGMDQETVWMRKLAAETGQPVAFNVQQIDTHPELWRTLLSQIEDAARDGTPLYGAFCGRPVGLLFSWGGTFHPFIAHPSYQPLRKLSAEERYRALLDPAVRAKLLSEQPYGLDDYTKMKALAFHKMFRLGPRPDYEPDPAGSAAAVAAREGRQPNEVAYDWMLEDEGRAIIYFPVFNYSYEKLSHTQQLLQHPRTMLSLGDGGAHCGYICDASLPTFMLTHWTRDRTRGDKLPLELIVQRQTSSTAVIYGLNDRGLIKPGYIADLNLIDYDRLALRAPHFIADLPAGGRRIVQEADGYLATIKAGETIFENGQPTGAMPGKLVRGPQRV, encoded by the coding sequence ATGCATGATCTGGTGATTCGCGACGCAAAGATCGTCGATGGCTCCGGCGCCGCCGCTGTCTATGGTGACGTTGCCGTGGACAATGGCCGCATCGTGCAGGTCAACGGCAGCAAGGCCGGTGCCGGCAAGCGAGAGATCAACGCCAATGGTGCGCTGCTGACGCCGGGTTGGGTGGATGTGCATACCCACTATGACGGTCAGTGCACCTGGGACCCCTATCTTTCGCCTTCTTCCTGGCACGGCGTGACGACGGCGGTGATGGGCAACTGCGGCGTCGGCTTTGCACCGGTGAAGCCGCAAATGCGCGAATGGCTGATCCAGTTGATGGAAGGCGTGGAAGACATTCCCAACGCAGCGCTGTCGGAAGGCATCAAGTGGCAGTGGGAGACCTTCCCCGAGTACATGGACGCGCTGGAGCGGATGCCGCGCGCACTCGACATCGGCTGCCAGGTGCCGCACGGCGCGTTGCGGCCCTACGTGATGGGCGAAAACGGCGTGGAGAGCAACGATGCGACACCGGAAGAAATCGAAGAGATGCGTCGCATCACACGCGAGGCGCTGCTGGCTGGTGCGCTTGGCTTTTCAACGTCGCGCACACTGATTCACAAAGGCGCCGACGGCAAGTATGTGCCGGGCACCTTTGCCCGACTCGACGAAGTGTTTGGCATTGGCCGGGCACTGGGCGACACGCATCGCGGCGTGTTCCAGATGACCTCGAACCACGTCGGCATGGATCAGGAAACGGTCTGGATGCGCAAGCTCGCCGCCGAGACCGGGCAGCCGGTCGCGTTCAACGTGCAGCAGATCGACACCCACCCGGAACTGTGGCGCACCCTGCTCAGCCAGATTGAAGATGCGGCGCGCGACGGCACCCCCCTGTATGGCGCGTTCTGCGGTCGGCCAGTAGGCTTGCTGTTCTCCTGGGGCGGGACCTTCCACCCATTCATCGCCCATCCGTCCTACCAGCCGCTGCGCAAGTTGTCGGCGGAAGAACGTTACCGGGCGCTGCTGGATCCGGCAGTTCGCGCCAAACTGCTGTCCGAGCAGCCGTACGGCCTTGATGACTACACGAAGATGAAGGCGCTGGCCTTTCACAAGATGTTCCGCCTCGGCCCGCGCCCCGATTACGAGCCGGATCCAGCCGGTAGTGCGGCGGCGGTGGCGGCCCGCGAGGGGCGCCAGCCAAACGAGGTCGCCTACGACTGGATGCTGGAGGACGAAGGCCGCGCCATCATCTACTTCCCGGTGTTCAACTACTCCTACGAAAAGCTTTCGCATACGCAGCAACTGCTGCAACACCCGCGCACCATGCTCTCGCTGGGTGACGGCGGTGCCCACTGCGGCTACATCTGTGACGCCTCGTTGCCGACCTTCATGCTGACGCACTGGACACGTGATCGCACGCGAGGCGACAAACTGCCACTGGAACTGATCGTGCAGCGGCAGACCAGCAGCACGGCGGTCATTTATGGGCTCAATGACCGCGGATTGATCAAACCCGGCTACATCGCCGATCTCAACCTGATTGATTACGACCGTCTGGCGCTGCGCGCACCGCACTTCATCGCTGACCTTCCGGCAGGCGGGCGCCGCATCGTGCAGGAGGCCGATGGCTATCTGGCCACGATCAAGGCGGGCGAAACCATCTTCGAGAATGGGCAGCCGACCGGGGCGATGCCGGGCAAACTGGTTCGCGGGCCGCAGCGGGTGTAG
- the argB gene encoding acetylglutamate kinase: MPLSAASASDRAQILADALPYIRQFHDKTLVIKYGGNAMTDPLLKKSFAFDVVMLKLVGMNPVVVHGGGPQINDMLDKTGKKGTFIQGMRVTDDETLYVVEAVLGELNQEIVGLINQAGGKAVGLNGQDGGFIRAKKMMVESETEKGKMLDIGFVGDIYNIDPTLIHHLDAADFIPVVAPIGVGEDGQAYNINADLVASELAQTLKAEKLVLMTNTPGVLDKGGKLLTGLTYREINALFDDGTISGGMKPKIQGALDAVQHGVKTSHIIDGRVEHALLLEILTSEGVGTMIRAE; encoded by the coding sequence ATGCCCCTCTCCGCCGCTTCCGCGTCCGATCGCGCGCAGATTCTTGCCGACGCGCTGCCCTATATCCGCCAGTTCCACGACAAGACGCTGGTGATCAAGTACGGCGGCAATGCCATGACCGACCCGTTGCTCAAGAAGAGCTTCGCGTTCGACGTGGTAATGCTCAAGCTGGTCGGCATGAACCCGGTTGTCGTCCACGGCGGCGGGCCGCAGATCAACGACATGCTCGACAAGACCGGCAAGAAGGGCACCTTTATCCAGGGCATGCGGGTGACCGACGACGAGACGCTGTACGTCGTCGAGGCCGTGCTCGGCGAGCTAAATCAGGAAATCGTTGGCCTCATCAACCAGGCGGGCGGCAAGGCGGTCGGCCTCAACGGCCAGGATGGTGGTTTCATCCGCGCCAAGAAGATGATGGTCGAAAGCGAGACCGAGAAGGGCAAGATGCTCGACATCGGCTTCGTCGGTGACATCTACAACATCGACCCGACGCTGATTCATCATCTCGACGCGGCGGATTTCATTCCGGTCGTGGCACCGATCGGCGTCGGCGAGGACGGACAGGCGTACAACATCAACGCCGATCTCGTGGCCAGCGAGCTCGCGCAGACACTCAAGGCCGAAAAACTCGTACTGATGACCAATACGCCAGGTGTGCTCGACAAGGGCGGCAAACTGCTGACCGGGCTTACGTATCGCGAAATCAACGCTTTGTTCGACGACGGCACCATCAGCGGCGGCATGAAGCCAAAGATTCAGGGCGCGCTGGATGCCGTGCAGCATGGCGTTAAAACCTCGCACATCATTGACGGTCGCGTCGAGCACGCACTGCTGCTGGAGATTCTCACCTCGGAAGGGGTAGGCACGATGATTCGGGCCGAGTAG
- the slmA gene encoding nucleoid occlusion factor SlmA translates to MALKPGERKTQILQTLAGMLEQPQGEKITTAALAAKVGVSEAALYRHFASKAQMFEALIEFVEESVFTLVNQIAQSERDGRAQASQTIDMLLGFAEKNPGMVRVLIGDALVNEDGRLQARINQLTDRIEASLKQSLQLVPPPGSLPAGEAANALVAFVIGRWHLYAKSGFRRKPTSDWTQQAAFLRLSA, encoded by the coding sequence ATGGCATTGAAGCCGGGCGAGCGAAAAACACAAATCCTGCAGACGTTGGCAGGCATGCTCGAACAACCGCAGGGCGAGAAGATCACTACCGCAGCGCTGGCCGCGAAAGTGGGTGTTTCGGAGGCGGCACTTTATCGTCACTTTGCCAGCAAGGCACAGATGTTCGAGGCGCTCATCGAGTTTGTCGAAGAGTCCGTGTTCACGCTGGTCAACCAGATCGCCCAGAGCGAACGTGACGGACGGGCGCAGGCCAGCCAGACCATCGACATGCTGCTCGGCTTCGCCGAGAAGAATCCGGGCATGGTGCGGGTGCTGATTGGGGACGCCCTGGTCAACGAAGATGGCCGCCTGCAGGCCCGTATCAATCAGCTGACCGATCGTATCGAAGCGTCACTCAAGCAGTCGCTGCAACTGGTGCCGCCGCCAGGCTCGTTGCCTGCTGGCGAAGCGGCAAACGCTTTGGTCGCGTTTGTCATCGGACGCTGGCACCTGTATGCCAAGTCCGGCTTCCGGCGCAAACCGACGAGCGACTGGACGCAGCAGGCTGCCTTTCTGCGCCTAAGCGCGTAG
- a CDS encoding carbohydrate ABC transporter permease translates to MGDRRSLFSAGGLRFVAAAIVVINGFFPAIWILFTSLKSETELFRKPITYFPHEPTLKNYIAAAVDQPLFQVFMKNSIVVALLATVVSLVVAAFAAYAIARLNLKRRQLILTAIIASSMFPLITLLVPIFETMRALGWLNSYLALVFPYVVLNLPVCTLVLVSFFQSIPRDLENAAMIDGCTRFGTLWRVVLPLSAPGVFTAGILAFVNAWDEFLLALSLNSTATMRTLPVGITLYQGEFTFPWPIISAALIVAIVPVAIVIAIFQERVVGGLTAGGLKG, encoded by the coding sequence ATGGGTGATCGTCGCAGTTTGTTCAGTGCCGGTGGGCTGCGCTTTGTTGCGGCGGCGATTGTTGTCATCAACGGCTTTTTTCCGGCGATCTGGATCCTGTTCACATCCCTCAAGAGCGAGACGGAGCTGTTCCGGAAGCCGATCACTTACTTTCCGCATGAGCCGACGCTGAAAAATTACATCGCCGCCGCAGTGGATCAACCGCTGTTTCAGGTGTTCATGAAAAACAGCATTGTTGTGGCACTGCTGGCAACCGTCGTTTCACTCGTCGTGGCCGCGTTTGCGGCATACGCCATCGCACGCTTGAACTTGAAGCGCAGGCAACTGATCCTGACCGCGATCATCGCCTCGTCGATGTTCCCCCTGATCACGCTGCTGGTACCGATCTTCGAGACCATGCGGGCGCTGGGCTGGCTGAACAGTTACCTCGCGCTGGTGTTTCCGTATGTCGTGCTGAATCTGCCAGTGTGCACGCTGGTGCTGGTGAGCTTCTTCCAGAGCATCCCGCGCGACCTGGAGAACGCCGCGATGATTGACGGCTGTACGCGATTCGGCACGCTGTGGCGCGTGGTGCTACCGCTATCAGCACCCGGCGTATTTACGGCGGGCATTCTCGCCTTCGTCAACGCATGGGACGAGTTCCTGCTGGCGCTATCACTCAATTCGACTGCTACGATGCGTACATTGCCGGTTGGCATCACCCTGTATCAGGGTGAGTTCACCTTCCCGTGGCCAATCATTTCAGCAGCGCTGATTGTGGCGATTGTGCCGGTGGCAATTGTCATCGCCATCTTTCAGGAGCGGGTGGTAGGCGGCCTGACCGCAGGCGGACTGAAGGGCTGA
- a CDS encoding carbohydrate ABC transporter permease: protein MTSWFDRLRDPSEKTLGVILLAPAFALLALIVVYPIGKLFYNSFFDMRLSGGQGSKWVGWQNYADMIKDGAFWEATWNTVLITVVTVPGALLVGLGLALLANLPFKRQWPVRLALLLPWALPLAFAGLIWAWFFHTEYGFINDVWMRFGGEPRMWLLSPVSAFTAICIAIIWKSSSFMALILLAGLQMIPKSLYEAAEVDGASRWQQFWQITIPMLMPSIVVALIFRTITALQTFDIPYTMTKGGPGNATETLAMYIHKTTIDYLDVGFGSTLAVGMFVLSLILTAVYLRHISRQESA, encoded by the coding sequence GTGACCTCGTGGTTTGACCGGCTGCGTGACCCGAGCGAGAAAACGCTCGGCGTTATCCTGCTGGCGCCGGCGTTCGCGCTGCTCGCCCTGATCGTTGTCTATCCGATCGGCAAACTTTTCTACAACAGCTTTTTCGACATGCGCCTGTCCGGCGGACAGGGTTCGAAATGGGTCGGCTGGCAAAACTATGCCGACATGATCAAGGATGGCGCCTTCTGGGAGGCCACCTGGAATACGGTGCTGATCACCGTGGTGACGGTACCGGGCGCACTGCTGGTTGGCCTGGGCCTCGCGTTGCTTGCCAACCTGCCGTTCAAACGGCAATGGCCGGTGCGGCTGGCGCTGCTGTTGCCGTGGGCGCTGCCGCTTGCATTCGCAGGGCTCATCTGGGCGTGGTTCTTCCACACCGAATACGGATTCATCAATGATGTCTGGATGCGCTTTGGCGGTGAGCCGCGCATGTGGCTGCTGTCGCCCGTGTCGGCGTTTACGGCCATCTGCATCGCCATCATCTGGAAGTCATCCTCGTTCATGGCGCTGATCCTGCTTGCTGGTCTGCAGATGATCCCGAAGTCGCTCTATGAGGCGGCAGAAGTGGATGGCGCCAGCCGCTGGCAGCAGTTCTGGCAAATCACGATCCCGATGCTGATGCCGTCCATCGTCGTGGCATTGATCTTTCGCACCATCACGGCATTGCAGACCTTTGACATCCCCTACACCATGACCAAGGGCGGGCCGGGCAACGCGACCGAAACACTTGCGATGTACATCCACAAAACCACCATCGACTACCTTGACGTTGGCTTTGGTTCCACGCTCGCGGTGGGCATGTTCGTGCTGTCGCTGATCCTGACTGCCGTTTATTTGCGGCACATCAGCCGTCAGGAGAGTGCCTGA
- a CDS encoding extracellular solute-binding protein yields the protein MTMKRLWKAGMIAGLALGLVAAGAASAQTMRVFSGGANQRPDLMRKLFDNYEKQNPGVKIEIETGGATSELQRQYLSTVLNAKDAAIDIYMIDIINPMQYARAGWLEPLNGYLGNEANTIMNTYLPAYGAANVVDGKIVALPAFADAQFLYYRKDLFDKYGVKTPGTWDELAAGLKKILDGEKNGAMNGVATTGAAIEGAVCTFLKPYWSQGKEFNDAAGRMTLDKAAAQKGLEMWLSLVDRGVMQKNIGEVRPADMVNAFKAGNLVAMVNWGFAWDQLQSQADSTVKGKVGVLPLPAMAGGKSATCIGGWQWAVSAFSKNKAASAKLVRYMSSPESAKFLAIEGSLLPVFAQTYTDADVLKKLPHYRDSLPVVQAAKGRPMSDRYGEVSDAVRTSTNAVLARTVKPADAVNDIEGKLRRVMR from the coding sequence ATGACCATGAAACGACTCTGGAAAGCGGGCATGATTGCCGGGCTCGCGCTCGGACTAGTCGCCGCCGGCGCGGCTTCGGCACAGACGATGCGCGTGTTCTCGGGCGGCGCCAACCAGCGCCCCGATCTGATGCGCAAACTGTTCGACAACTATGAAAAGCAGAACCCCGGCGTCAAGATTGAAATTGAGACGGGTGGCGCAACGTCAGAGCTGCAGCGGCAATACCTCTCAACGGTATTGAACGCCAAGGATGCTGCCATCGACATCTACATGATCGACATCATCAACCCCATGCAGTACGCCAGAGCGGGTTGGCTGGAGCCACTCAACGGCTACCTTGGCAACGAAGCCAATACGATCATGAACACCTATCTGCCGGCCTACGGTGCTGCCAACGTCGTGGACGGCAAGATCGTTGCACTGCCAGCGTTTGCCGACGCACAGTTCCTGTACTACCGCAAGGATTTGTTCGACAAGTACGGTGTCAAGACGCCGGGGACCTGGGACGAACTCGCTGCAGGGCTCAAGAAGATCCTCGACGGCGAGAAAAACGGGGCCATGAACGGTGTCGCCACCACCGGCGCTGCGATCGAGGGTGCAGTCTGCACCTTCCTCAAGCCGTACTGGAGTCAGGGCAAGGAATTCAACGACGCCGCTGGCCGCATGACACTGGACAAGGCTGCTGCCCAGAAGGGGCTGGAAATGTGGCTGTCGCTGGTGGACCGTGGCGTGATGCAGAAGAACATCGGTGAGGTGCGGCCGGCCGATATGGTCAACGCGTTCAAGGCCGGCAATCTGGTGGCGATGGTCAACTGGGGCTTCGCATGGGACCAGCTGCAATCGCAGGCCGACTCGACCGTCAAGGGCAAGGTCGGCGTACTGCCGCTGCCGGCAATGGCGGGCGGCAAGTCGGCCACCTGCATCGGCGGCTGGCAATGGGCGGTGAGCGCGTTCTCGAAAAACAAGGCAGCATCGGCGAAGCTGGTGCGCTACATGAGCTCGCCCGAGTCAGCAAAGTTCCTCGCTATCGAGGGTTCACTGCTGCCGGTGTTCGCGCAGACTTACACCGACGCCGATGTGTTGAAGAAATTGCCGCACTACCGTGACTCGTTGCCGGTGGTGCAGGCGGCAAAGGGCCGTCCGATGTCTGATCGTTACGGCGAAGTATCCGACGCCGTGCGTACGTCGACCAACGCCGTGCTGGCCCGCACCGTGAAGCCGGCCGACGCAGTTAACGACATCGAAGGCAAGCTGCGGCGCGTGATGCGCTAG